In one window of Archocentrus centrarchus isolate MPI-CPG fArcCen1 chromosome 11, fArcCen1, whole genome shotgun sequence DNA:
- the LOC115788409 gene encoding zinc finger protein 850-like, with protein MEELKVFVSKRLQAAASEILGAIEKTITGYEEQASRLKEENDRNCSLLDIIIKSNLAHTPATSLRDQHLPPPPAPAAPAAVPPHPLDSRFKVKDTEGLFTAPSDLQCVFTSRDDFFKNAAKGNNGNCPYCLKRTQANETHLKKRHYSHAVHFIEGGIKKFVVPCMCKEIVQGRSHWHCPYCHKILYRKCNFEAHLLKLHGYSIQQHSQDAETSQPPVSASEEEVPPSLEQPSMLLQVKEEAEQVSCTEAQCSEHLQIKDEVMQKGSDHMGEQSQEPRAQDSMFVITYVDSCIGDISESSKRYSLFTHSTQAMEAQRDCGVSGTLAPAWETLHGTGSSAVTEDESCSKSEESKETQTLYSSSNTLNAKRKQCVKSSSPHMTLNKKRARQITNQNSTLSYSCKACGKIFHYMYTLRTHAQTHTKDKSRVCGICGKHLQSTESLVQHLQSHTKSNKCGTCGKQFSSNSRLKRHRMFHRPKGVNVMSSA; from the exons ATGGAAGAGCTCAAGGTGTTTGTCTCCAAACGGCTCCAGGCTGCTGCCTCTGAAATACTCGGTGCTATAGAAAAAACCATAACGGGTTACGAGGAGCAGGCGAGCCGCCTGAAGGAGGAAAACGATCGTAACTGCTCACTGTTGGACATTATCATCAAATCCAACTTAGCCCACACTCCAG caaCATCATTAAGAGACCAACATCTCCCTCCCCCTCCTGCTCCTGCCGCCCCTGCTGCTGTCCCCCCACATCCACTAGACTCAAGATTTAAAGTGAAAGACACAGAAGGTCTCTTCACAGCGCCTAGTG ACTTGCAGTGTGTCTTCACCTCACGCGACGACTTCTTTAAGAACGCAGCCAAAGGGAACAATGGGAACTGTCCCTACTGCCTCAAGAGAACGCAGGCCAATGAGACGCATTTGAAGAAAAGGCATTATTCCCACGCTGTTCATTTTATCGAGGGCGGCATCA aAAAGTTTGTTGTTCCCTGTATGTGCAAAGAGATAGTCCAAGGCAGAAGTCACTGGCACTGCCCCTACTGCCATAAGATCCTTTATCGGAAATGTAATTTTGAGGCGCACTTGTTAAAACTTCATG GATATTCAATACAGCAGCACAGCCAAGATGCAG AAACCAGTCAGCCCCCTGTCTCTGCCTCTGAGGAAGAAGTGCCCCCTAGCCTGGAACAGCCCTCGATGCTGCTTCAAGTtaaagaagaagctgagcaaG TGAGCTGTACAGAGGCACAGTGCTCAGAACATCTGCAGATCAAAGACGAGGTGATGCAGAAAGGTAGCGATCACATGGGAGAACAAAGTCAAGAGCCAAGAGCCCAGGACTCTATGTTCGTCATTACCTATGTGGACAGTTGTATTGGAGACATCAGTGAAAGCAGCAAGAGATACTCTCTTTTTACGCATTCAACTCAGGCCATGGAAGCTCAGCGCGACTGTGGAGTTAGTGGAACATTAGCACCGGCTTGGGAAACTCTTCATGGTACTGGAAGCAGTGCGGTTACCGAGGACGAAAGCTGCAGCAAGTCTGAGGAGTCAAAGGAGACCCAAACACTTTACTCAAGTTCAAATACACTGAATGCAAAGAGGAAACAGTGTGTGAAAAGCTCTTCACCCCATATGACTTTAAACAAAAAGAGGGCAAGACAGATAACCAATCAGAACTCCACACTTTCTTACTCCTGTAAGGCCTGTGGAAAGATTTTCCATTACATGTACACACTGAGAACACatgcgcaaacacacacaaaggacaAAAGCCGTGTTTGTGGAATCTGTGGGAAACATTTACAGTCTACAGAGAGTTTAGTTCAACACCTGCAAAGCCACACCAAGAGTAACAAGTGTGGTACTTGTGGCAAACAGTTTTCCAGTAATTCCCGTCTAAAACGACACAGGATGTTTCACAGACCAAAGGGTGTGAATGTCATGTCATCAGCTTGA
- the LOC115787612 gene encoding progranulin-like — MSKVTLWVSVGVFVLGFASCTITCPDGRICSDNNTCCRTRSGYGCCLYPNAVCCADMAHCCPSGYRCNLVVLTCEKVNQPWLSIPMENKEAAEKPSTPNLSGTPLQELTESHVPDPIKSSVVYCDSYTACPDRTTCCRHPKGGWFCCPYFPGQCCLDGYHCCPYGLDCDHTYTHCVRDRLTYPFLRKPALPSVPASPIPSSEDKEN, encoded by the exons atgtcaaaggtcactctATGGGTTTCAGTTGGAGTGTTTGTGTTGGGATTTGCTTCTTGCACTATCACATGTCCTGATGGGAGAATTTGCTCAGACAACAACACCTGCTGCAGGACTCGGAGTGGATATGGCTGCTGTCTCTATCCAAAT GCAGTGTGCTGCGCTGACATGGCCCACTGCTGCCCGTCAGGATATCGTTGTAACCTGGTTGTTCTGACATGTGAGAAAGTAAACCAGCCGTGGCTGAGCATACCCATGGAGAACAAGGAGGCTGCAGAGAAACCAAGCACCCCCAATCTGTCTGGAACTCCACTTCAGGAGCTCACAGAGAGCCACGTCCCAGATCCAATAAAGAGTTCAGTGGTCTACTGTGACAGCTACACCGCCTGTCCTGATCGCACTACTTGCTGCAGACACCCAAAAGGCGGCTGGTTCTGTTGTCCCTACTTTCCT GGCCAATGTTGTCTGGATGGCTACCACTGCTGTCCATATGGATTGGACTGTGACCACACCTACACGCACTGTGTGAGGGACAGACTCACATATCCTTTCCTCCGCAAGCCAGCCCTGCCTTCAGTACCTGCCTCTCCCATTCCTTCTTCAGAGGACAAAGAAAACTAG